The Microcoleus sp. FACHB-68 region AAGCTAAAGCTTCCGATGCGCCTCCATCCAAATTCATCGCCTCACTACAGCCAATCGCTTTCATAATTTCCGCTTCTTCTTTCAAAGAAAGACTCGCCAAAAAACTAATTAAAAATAGCTTTTGTCGGCTCTCAGAAAACCCTAGTGCCGTGCGATATCCAACATCTAAAACATGAGGATCTGTGAAGCCTTCTAACTTCGGTGAAAGCCAGATTTTCCCCTGTTTCAATAATCTTGGCCCACAAGTTAGAGAAAACCAGTGCTGGTTCCACTCTGGTTTGCCTTCTGCGCGTGCAGTGATCATTTCGGGTTCATTGTTGGCTTTAATCCCCAAAGTCGTGCCAAAGTTTTCCCACCGGCTGTATTTGACAAACTTGCCGCCGGCTACCATATTCCCCATCACACGCTTCTGATCATCCTTACTAAAAAAGGTGCCATTCACAATCACAGCCGCCTGATGCCGGCTCACAAACTTCTCAAAAGCTTCATCGCCGGTTGAAAGCGCTGCCGTGTTAGCAGCTTTCGCATCATTCGCTAAACCAATTGTCAAGAAAGTTTCAGGATCATTCAAATCAATGGTTGTTTGATAAAAAGAGACGTCATTGATAGTATTTTGGATAACTTCTACAGGTTTTCCTTTCTTCGTTGAAGCCGTAAATTTAGGAGTGGGAGAAGGTTTAACCGGCTTCTGAGTTGGACTTGCTTTAGGAACGGGTGCATTCGGTAAAGGTTTCTGAGTTGGACTTGTTTGAGAAATTGGTGCATTGGGTAAAGGCTTTTCTGCAACATTTTCTTGGTACGCCTCTAAAGCTTTTTCCTTTAAATAACCCAAAAATGTGATAAAATTAGAACGGTTTTGAGATACCGAAAAATACTGGTGTAAAAATCTAGCCGTTGCGATTCCGATAATAAACAAAAAGGAACGGCGCATCAAAGTCGCGCACCCATCGGGTTCTTTTGTTTTAGGCATTGTTAGTTCTTCTCTCTGAAAAATTTTTATCTGAGAAAATTTCAGCATCTTTGAGTTTTGAGAAAGCTATCTTTTACTAAGGTTTCCCAAAACTCAAGATTAACCTAACATTTAAATAAAATTTTTCAAAGATTTTAAATCGACATTCCCACCGCTAATAATCACGCCAATTTTTGCATCTGTAGCGCTAACCACACCTTCGAGTAAAGCGGCTGCTGCTAAAGTTCCGGTGGGTTCTACGACAATTTTCATCCGTTGCCACAAAAAAAACATCGTGTTAAGAATGGCTGCTTCGGAGACGGTTACCATATCGTGAACATAATGCAACACTAACGGAAACGTTAGCTTGCCAAGATAAGGTGTACGCGCACCATCTGCAATCGTATTGGGATTATGTACAGTTTGCAAAGTTTTGCTATGAAATGATCGCGTTGCATCATCCGCAACTGCCGGCTCCACTCCAATTATCCGACAATTTGGAGAAAGATGATTTGCCGCAATCGCGCAACCGGAAAGCAACCCACCGCCACCACAGCAAACTAATAGCAAATCTAGTTCACCGACTTCTTCAATGAGTTCTTTTGCCGCTGTCCCTTGTCCCGCAATCACATCAGGATAATCATAAGGGGGAATAATCGTTAAACCTCGCTCACCGGCTATTTTTTCAGCAAGTTCTTCGCGCTTTGTTTCTTGCCGGCAATATAAAATAACCTCTGCACCATAGCCACGAGTTGCGATTTGTTTAACTGCCGGCGCATCATCTGGCATGACAATTGTTGTGGCAATTCCTAATAATTGACCACTGAGTGCGATCGCTTGAGCATGATTCCCAGATGAAAATGTTAAGACACCTTTTTGCTTTTGCTCTTTTGACAAATTTGCCAAGGCATTGTAAGCGCCACGAAACTTAAAAGAGCCGGTGCGCTGGAAATTTTCACACTTGAAAAATACTTGACTTTGAATGCGCTGGTTAACCGTTGTGGAAGTCATCACCGGCGTCTGATGAGCAATGCCGGCTAGTCGCATTGCCGCCGCCTCCACATCAGCATAAGAAACCTGCAAGTCGGTAGCATTATTTGTCTGTAAATTGCTCATATCAATTTAAAATTTATCTGGTGCAATTCATAAAAACGCAGATAAAATTCCTGCGGATTTCTGGCCCCCCTCAACTTGCAGAAGTGGGTGTCTGCAATTGCTCAAAAGCCTCGATTAAAACAGTAGGAATCGCTTTCGGACGCATTGTTTTTGCATCTACCCAAACCCACAGCACCTCTGCAGTTACGAGCAAATCTGCTTCCCCCTGCTTGCGAATTTCATAATGCCGGTGACAACGGGGGCCACGCATATTTTCTAACCAAGTCGTCACGATTAAAACATCACCGGCAGATGCCGGCCTGAGATATTCCATCGCAATGCGCCGCATCACAAAAACGCCGCCTAATTCAGTATAACGAGCGACCCCATAGCCGATATGTTCTGAATGTTCAATCGCGGCTTGTTCTAGATAATGCTGGTAAATCGCATTGTTAACGTGGCCGAGTGCATCCATTTCATAATATCGCACCCGAATTTGTGTCTGGAATCGTTGCATAATTTTCTCTCTAATCATTTGACGTTGATATGCCGGCTTGAAATAAATATACTATACATGATATATTTGTAACTTACCCGATGAGTGAACGAAACTCACCGGCACGTTTATAATCATGGGATGCTTCCTCTAGATACCGTTCAAATTCTAAAAGACCAAGCCTTAGAAAGTATGGCTTGGGTGCATCTCATTTTGGCAAAAATATGAAAGTGGGAGCATCTTGCTCCCAGGAATGACTTGATTCTTATCCCTTCGCTTCCCTGAGGATCACAATGGCAAGATTTCAGGCACTCTCTCAAAACATCAAATCTTATTCAAAATTCAACCCATTCAACTTTATAAAGTGAATAAGTAATTATTAGGGAAAGCAAATCTAGCGTCTAAAATAAGAAAATTCTATGTCCGCTTCTGCTATGGACGAACAACGCATCCAGGCTTATCTCTCCCTGATTCAAGAATTGCTCAGTTGCTCCAGTGAGGAAGAAAACCAAATTCTGAACCAACACCCCGAACTCATTGATCAGGGGTTGGTGCAGGTGTGCCTACTGGTGGCACAACAGTTGCAAGGGGAAAGGAGGGAAAACGAGGCGGAGTTTCTGCTCAACCTTGGGCAACAGGTGACGGAATATCTCAACTCTCAAGCGTCACCCGCTTCTGCGATGGACGAACAACGCATCCAGGCTTATCTGTCCCTGATTCAAGAATTGCTCAGTTGCCCCAGTGAGGAAGAAAACCAAATCCTCAACCAACACGCTGAACTGATTGATGAGGGGTTGGTGCAGGTGTGCCAACGGGTGGCACAACAGTTGCAAGGGGAAGGGAGGGAAAACGAGGCGGAGTTTCTGCTCAACCTTGGGCAACAGGTGGCGGAATCTCTCAACTCTCAAGCGTCTGGGGGTAAAGGTGCCCCTAGCGAAACCCAACCCAACGCCACACCAGAAGACTATCTCAGGTTTTTAATGGCGGTGTTGCAAGCAGTGGCTGAAAGCGAGAACGATCCACAAGTAGTTTATCCTATCTTAGAACAACATCAAGATAAACTCGATTTAACCTTTGCAAAGATTGTTCAACTGTGGTTTAAGTCTGAACTTGACCCGAATAATTCTGAGCAAAATCAATTTTTGGCAGCAATATTGAACATTCTTGCTGTTGATATTAGTGACTTTCCGTTAGGGAATCGGGCGAATAACCTTGAAATTGCCATCGCCTGCTACCAAGTGGCTTTACAAGTCTATACCCGCCAAGCCTTTCCCCAAGATTGGGCAGGCACCCAAAATAATCTGGGAAATGCCTACCTTGAGCGCATCCAAGGGGAGCAGGCAGAGAATCTCGAACTTGCCATCGCCTGCTACCAAGCGGCTTTACAAGTGCATACCCGCCAAGCCTTTCCCCAAGATTGGGCAATGACCCAAAATAATCTGGGAAATGCCTACCTTGAGCGCATTCAAGGGGAGCGGGCAGAGAATCTCGAAATTGCCATCGCCTGCTACCAAGCGGCTTTACAAGTGCATACCCGCCAAGCCTCTCCCCAAGATTGGGCAGGCACCCAAAATAATCTGGGAAATGCCTACCGTGAGCGCATTCAAGGGGAGCGGGCAGAGAATCTCGAACTTGCCATCGCCTGCTACCAAGCGGCTTTACAAGTGCGTACCCGCCAAGCCTTTCCCAAAGACCACACCGAAACTCTTAATAACTTAGGCTTTACCTATCAAGATCAATCTATCCACTACATTTACATTAGCCACTCCGCCCAGAAACAAACCGCCTTGGAAAACGCCTACAGAACCTTTGCCCAAGCCATTGATAGCGTCGAACACTTGCGCGGTGAAATCACCTCTGGCGACGAAGCCAAACGTAAACTCAATGAAGAATGGAATAAACTCTATCGGGGCATGGTGAAAGTTTGCCTAGAACTGGGTAACAATAGCGC contains the following coding sequences:
- a CDS encoding phosphodiester glycosidase family protein → MPKTKEPDGCATLMRRSFLFIIGIATARFLHQYFSVSQNRSNFITFLGYLKEKALEAYQENVAEKPLPNAPISQTSPTQKPLPNAPVPKASPTQKPVKPSPTPKFTASTKKGKPVEVIQNTINDVSFYQTTIDLNDPETFLTIGLANDAKAANTAALSTGDEAFEKFVSRHQAAVIVNGTFFSKDDQKRVMGNMVAGGKFVKYSRWENFGTTLGIKANNEPEMITARAEGKPEWNQHWFSLTCGPRLLKQGKIWLSPKLEGFTDPHVLDVGYRTALGFSESRQKLFLISFLASLSLKEEAEIMKAIGCSEAMNLDGGASEALAYNGEILLQPGRNLTNVIVVYDTNNPAPKALKEDWLRFQNGWRPAIPT
- a CDS encoding thioesterase family protein, whose protein sequence is MQRFQTQIRVRYYEMDALGHVNNAIYQHYLEQAAIEHSEHIGYGVARYTELGGVFVMRRIAMEYLRPASAGDVLIVTTWLENMRGPRCHRHYEIRKQGEADLLVTAEVLWVWVDAKTMRPKAIPTVLIEAFEQLQTPTSAS
- a CDS encoding threo-3-hydroxy-L-aspartate ammonia-lyase, whose amino-acid sequence is MSNLQTNNATDLQVSYADVEAAAMRLAGIAHQTPVMTSTTVNQRIQSQVFFKCENFQRTGSFKFRGAYNALANLSKEQKQKGVLTFSSGNHAQAIALSGQLLGIATTIVMPDDAPAVKQIATRGYGAEVILYCRQETKREELAEKIAGERGLTIIPPYDYPDVIAGQGTAAKELIEEVGELDLLLVCCGGGGLLSGCAIAANHLSPNCRIIGVEPAVADDATRSFHSKTLQTVHNPNTIADGARTPYLGKLTFPLVLHYVHDMVTVSEAAILNTMFFLWQRMKIVVEPTGTLAAAALLEGVVSATDAKIGVIISGGNVDLKSLKNFI
- a CDS encoding CHAT domain-containing protein, which produces MSASAMDEQRIQAYLSLIQELLSCSSEEENQILNQHPELIDQGLVQVCLLVAQQLQGERRENEAEFLLNLGQQVTEYLNSQASPASAMDEQRIQAYLSLIQELLSCPSEEENQILNQHAELIDEGLVQVCQRVAQQLQGEGRENEAEFLLNLGQQVAESLNSQASGGKGAPSETQPNATPEDYLRFLMAVLQAVAESENDPQVVYPILEQHQDKLDLTFAKIVQLWFKSELDPNNSEQNQFLAAILNILAVDISDFPLGNRANNLEIAIACYQVALQVYTRQAFPQDWAGTQNNLGNAYLERIQGEQAENLELAIACYQAALQVHTRQAFPQDWAMTQNNLGNAYLERIQGERAENLEIAIACYQAALQVHTRQASPQDWAGTQNNLGNAYRERIQGERAENLELAIACYQAALQVRTRQAFPKDHTETLNNLGFTYQDQSIHYIYISHSAQKQTALENAYRTFAQAIDSVEHLRGEITSGDEAKRKLNEEWNKLYRGMVKVCLELGNNSAAIEYADRSKARNLVELIATRAAYPEGISLQVRQRLQQLPLEIEEENRRLAQDPNPDYTQITQLRQEVQEKSPYKPLEFQQIQSLLDQETAILEWYVLGDKFLTFILTPQTLHFWQSTPEDLNNLFDWVSEYLADYQRNKTQWQNRLSQRLEALAQILHLDDILHSLFDKFPTCKKLILIPHFFLHLFPIHALPVHLPSPSEIEGKPLQEWFPNGVSYAPSCQLLQQAQNRQRPDFNQLFAIQNPTQDLAFTDIEVEAIQSYFNPHHILKHDKAEKTALNLNNAHCTHFACHGYFNLNDPLKSALLLANSEFLPPPPDEDQTRYIPLQNGNLLDLGKCLTLEDILRLDLRNCRLVTLSACETGITDFTSISDEYIGLPSGFILAGSPNVVSSLWAVNDLSTALLMIRFYENLKNGATVPLALQHAQIWLRNATAETLQQWSSQLTLRSTHQRQFRRFSTMDSTAKPFASPYYWAGFCAIGA